One Cydia splendana chromosome 21, ilCydSple1.2, whole genome shotgun sequence genomic region harbors:
- the LOC134801295 gene encoding telomerase reverse transcriptase-like: MNAGEPICVSKHFVNKLNIRSFGNCVKLNILKTKDDSAFLHHVLQDEQMVRETPKDLLAILNNLKKNLYNISKLDFRNFFSKITQDEGLSSPVKKEEIFNCCSNALYQILPKALLESNHNAKIFRKLVKTVVFSMKRQYIIASKMVENWDFKVSPWNTLPTDKMQKILNNILYWILKYILSPMLCLNFYITSCKFDADENKLYFFWKSQWQSFYDKQILKMVKSKTLQKCDIYCLGKKFKMMYSLHDILRLKAVNRDIPKLHFVLKGNNDCRPIVRYKQDIHTPADRYKMRERMALLKTLTGKPNERLESQYNTLYQEWVRQNKPVLFFVKTDLSNAFGSINKEKLMKILNERHCNFQNSETNFNVKKKIALQYKEMVTELHKPLLVRAGSTIYEWKQGLVQGYKYSPALSELYYTHLDETYFSHLQKSSSQLKLFTRVVDDYLYITDSLEDAFSFLEALSNYSNVNYGKTMINFSYPGIPSCSIINFLGYSYDTNTMQVSRASNVYAGQMCYKISFSTAICNPYKLLENRIGQSGIQINGQLFNLYHNTEELIWKHIFTTFCLSANKFCTILAILCNQNDILDYLPLYKKRVVVKLSNSILETMKKNTPAQIMFVYCINHLRYLAFKALSLCASKTSKCSVLVAPVKDELAKCNCIFGKWREHSSRIDVEGNCRMKAIREVCKRADLKIIMKNFEILPEGFQCYKHID; the protein is encoded by the coding sequence ATGAACGCTGGTGAACCAATTTGTGTATCAAAGCActttgttaataaattaaacataaGATCCTTTGGAAACTGTGTGAAACTAAATATTTTGAAGACCAAAGACGACTCTGCTTTCCTTCATCATGTTTTACAGGACGAGCAGATGGTAAGAGAAACACCAAAGGACTTGTTAGCTATTCTGAACAATTTAAAGAAGAATTTGTACAACATTTCCAAACTAGACTTCAGAAACTTCTTTTCTAAAATAACTCAAGATGAGGGTTTGTCGTCACCAGTCAAAAAGGAAGAAATTTTCAACTGCTGCTCAAATGCTTTGTATCAAATTTTACCCAAAGCTTTATTGGAAAGTAATCATAACGCAAAAATATTTAGAAAACTTGTGAAAACTGTTGTTTTCAGCATGAAGAGACAATATATAATAGCTTCAAAGATGGTGGAAAATTGGGACTTCAAAGTAAGCCCTTGGAACACATTACCAACTGATAAAATGCAAAAGATTTTGAACAACATATTATATTGGATATTGAAATATATACTGTCACCAATGCTGTGCTTGAACTTTTACATCACAAGTTGTAAATTTGATGCCGATGAAAacaaactgtattttttttggaaaagcCAATGGCAAAGTTTCTATGATAAACAAATACTGAAAATGGTTAAATCAAAAACTCTACAGAAATGTGATATTTATTGTTTGGGAAAGAAATTCAAAATGATGTATAGTCTTCATGATATATTGAGGTTGAAAGCTGTGAATAGAGATATTCCGAAATTGCACTTTGTTTTAAAGGGTAACAATGATTGCCGGCCAATAGTTCGGTATAAGCAGGACATACACACTCCAGCAGACAGATACAAAATGAGAGAAAGAATGGCCTTATTAAAAACACTCACTGGGAAACCAAATGAGAGATTAGAGAGTCAATACAACACTTTATACCAAGAATGGGTAAGACAGAACAAACCTGTACTGTTCTTCGTAAAAACAGACTTGAGCAATGCCTTTGGCTccataaataaagaaaaactcatgaAGATACTGAATGAAAGGCATTGCAATTTTCAGAATTCTGAGACCAACTTTAATGTGAAGAAAAAAATTGCACTGCAATATAAAGAAATGGTCACAGAGCTCCATAAACCTCTCTTAGTCCGAGCAGGCTCCACAATCTATGAGTGGAAACAGGGTTTGGTCCAGGGCTACAAGTATTCACCAGCTTTATCCGAGCTCTACTACACACACCTTGATGAAACTTATTTCTCTCATTTACAAAAATCATCATCACAACTGAAACTGTTCACCAGAGTTGTAGATGACTATTTGTATATTACAGACTCTCTTGAAGATGCTTTTTCATTCCTGGAAGCTTTGTCAAACTACAGCAATGTGAACTATGGGAAAACTATGATAAATTTCTCATATCCAGGAATACCATCATGTAGCATAATTAATTTCCTTGGATACAGCTATGATACAAATACCATGCAAGTAAGTAGAGCTAGCAATGTGTATGCTGGACAAATGTGCTATAAGATATCCTTTTCCACAGCCATATGTAACCCTTACAAGCTACTTGAGAACCGAATAGGCCAGTCTGGGATTCAAATAAATGGACAACTCTTCAATCTGTATCACAACACAGAGGAGCTGATTTGGAAGCACATATTCACCACATTCTGCCTGTCAGCAAACAAATTCTGTACCATATTAGCTATACTGTGTAACCAGAATGATATATTGGACTACTTGCCTTTGTACAAGAAGCGTGTGGTAGTAAAACTTAGCAACTCTATATTGGAAACTATGAAGAAGAATACACCAGCTCAAATCATGTTTGTATATTGTATAAACCACTTGCGATACTTAGCGTTTAAGGCATTAAGTCTATGTGCAAGCAAGACATCAAAATGCAGTGTACTAGTTGCACCAGTGAAAGATGAATTGGCCAAATGCAATTGCATATTTGGCAAATGGAGGGAACACTCAAGTAGGATCGATGTTGAAGGGAATTGCAGAATGAAAGCAATTCGTGAAGTTTGTAAAAGGGCAGATctgaaaataataatgaaaaatttcGAAATTTTGCCCGAAGGCTTTCAATGTTACAAACATATAGACTGA
- the LOC134801296 gene encoding glycerate kinase, whose product MAKIVIRDLLQIFKSSVSAVLPDNLIRNSVKYSPVNQQLTIKNDKYDLQSKDVHVVGTGKAVQNMAVEIEKVIGSKIKQGIISVPVGSLKHRPSEILTYFEGAKNNLPDTNAENTARKVKDLVTKLGHNDLLLVLISGGGSALLPLPKEPITLQEKTTLIRKLANAGADITELNVVRKVISDVKGGQLAIQAQPAQVVSLILSDIVGDPLDLIASAPTTENKDDVSIALKILKKYNLFHDLPMSFKTVLSEDKVQKLFPKENVKNYLIGTNQLSINAALEEARNLNYSALALSNIVTGNVKAVAKSYATLAKLVCHLVNRKTNLNEVKAHIGSLNIPGLNPEILNDLVKVADKDICLVLGGEITVEVKGIGKGGRNQQLALEFSALINEMRDDFHMFEIYLLSAGTDGIDGPTDAAGAIGYLDLDADAKKENLDINIYLDNNDSYSFYKAFRSGGLHVITGHTNTNVMDIHLIIIKRSK is encoded by the coding sequence atggctAAAATAGTGATACGTGACTTGCTTCAAATTTTCAAAAGCAGTGTATCTGCAGTGCTTCCAGACAACCTGATAAGGAACTCTGTTAAATACAGCCCAGTGAATCAACAACTAACCATTAAAAATGACAAGTATGATCTTCAAAGCAAAGATGTTCACGTGGTTGGTACAGGCAAGGCCGTGCAAAACATGGCAGTGGAAATCGAGAAGGTTATCggatctaaaataaaacaaggaatTATAAGTGTGCCAGTTGGGAGCCTGAAACATAGACCATCAGAAATACTAACCTATTTTGAAGGAGCCAAAAATAATTTACCGGACACAAACGCCGAAAATACTGCTAGGAAAGTAAAAGATCTTGTTACAAAATTGGGACACAATGATTTGCTTTTGGTTTTAATATCAGGAGGTGGGTCGGCACTGCTGCCGTTACCAAAAGAGCCTATAACTTTGCAGGAAAAAACTACATTGATAAGGAAGTTAGCGAACGCAGGCGCCGATATAACTGAGCTAAATGTTGTCAGGAAAGTGATCTCAGATGTAAAAGGTGGTCAATTAGCCATTCAAGCACAACCCGCACAAGTTGTCTCATTAATACTCTCTGATATTGTCGGTGACCCCTTAGACTTGATTGCGAGTGCACCTacaactgaaaataaagatGATGTATCTATAGCactgaaaatattaaaaaaatataacttattTCATGACCTTCCAATGTCATTTAAAACTGTACTATCTGAAGATAAAGTGCAAAAACTATTTCCAAAAGAAAATGTAAAGAATTATTTAATTGGAACCAATCAACTAAGTATAAATGCTGCCTTGGAGGAAGCAAGGAATTTAAACTATTCTGCTCTGGCATTATCAAATATTGTAACAGGCAATGTAAAAGCCGTAGCAAAGTCATATGCAACTCTTGCAAAACTGGTCTGCCATTTAGTAAACCGGAAAACGAACTTGAATGAAGTAAAGGCACATATTGGTAGCCTAAATATTCCAGGACTAAATCCTGAGATACTGAATGACCTGGTTAAAGTTGCAGATAAAGATATTTGTCTGGTTCTTGGCGGGGAAATAACAGTGGAAGTCAAAGGTATTGGTAAAGGAGGGAGGAATCAGCAATTAGCCCTTGAGTTTTCTGCACTCATAAATGAGATGAGAGATGATTTTCATATGTTTGAAATATATCTACTCAGTGCAGGAACAGATGGTATAGATGGGCCTACAGATGCTGCCGGCGCTATAGGATATTTAGATTTAGATGCGGATGCAAAAAAGGAGAATCTAGACATTAATATCTACTTGGATAACAATGATTCTTATAGCTTTTATAAAGCATTTAGGTCTGGTGGTCTTCATGTTATTACAGGGCATACCAATACTAATGTAATGGATATTCAtttgataataataaaaagatctaaataa
- the LOC134801298 gene encoding DNA replication licensing factor Mcm6, whose amino-acid sequence MDVADTYATQSQVKDEVGVRCQKLFQDFLEEFKEDNEIKYEKHAKELLKPELSTLEVSFDDVEKYNQNLATTLIEEYYRIYPFINQAILNYVLSLADAGMKKDLQGKECYISFVDVPTRHKVRELTTTKIGTLIRISGQIVRTHPVHPELVSGTFVCLDCQTVIKNVEQQFKYTIPTICRNPVCANRRRFMLDADKSVFVDFQKIRIQETQAELPRGCIPRSLEVILRAEAVESVQAGDRYDFTGTLIVVPDVGSLSMPGAKAELTTRTRQNNEGQMEGIKGLKALGVRELHYKTAFLACSVQAISRRFGTAELSADDMTTEDMRKQMTDKEWDKVYEMSRDRNLYNNLIASLFPSIHGNNEVKRGILLMLFGGVAKTTIEGTTLRGDINVCIVGDPSTAKSQVLKQVSEITPRAVYTSGKASSAAGLTAAVVKDEESFDFVIEAGALMLADNGVCCIDEFDKMDLADQVAIHEAMEQQTISIAKAGVRATLNARTSILAAANPVGGRYDRAKSLQQNVQLSAPIMSRFDLFFILIDETSEMVDYAIARKIVDLHCNKEESYDCVYSREDLLRYIAFARSFKPIITEDAGKLLVEYYTCLRQRDGGAGGGAWRITARQLESMIRLAEALAKMHCSGHVQPRHVQEAHRLLNKSIIRVEQPDIHLDEDEPQYEPSMDVDQDVPNGTNGTTETPVNGDSGKKKLTLSFEEYKTLSDMLVVFMRKEEAEAETRGEESSGMKKSAVVSWYLEQLVSQGAIEDEDELLERKTLVEKVIDRLMYHDQVIIPLSTTGLKSTQKSATEQEVEDDPLLVVHPNYVVDT is encoded by the exons ATGGATGTCGCCGACACCTATGCTACACAAAGCCAAGTGAAAGATGAAGTCGGAGTTCGTTGCCAAAAGCTCTTCCAGGACTTTTTGGAAGA GTTCAAAGAAgacaatgaaataaaatacgAAAAACACGCTAAAGAGCTCCTTAAGCCTGAGTTGAGTACACTAGAAGTCAGCTTTGATGATGTTGAGAAATACAACCAAAATCTTGCAACTACATTAATTGAGGAGTATTATCGAATATACCCATTTATCAATCAAGCCATTCTGAATTATGTGTTGAGCCTTGCTGATGCTGGCATGAAGAAGGACTTACAAGGCAAGGAGTGCTACATTTCGTTTGTGGATGTGCCAACAAGACATAAAGTGAGAGAATTGACTACAACCAAAATTGGAACATTGATCAGAATCTCAGGACAGATTGTGAGAACGCATCCGGTGCATCCGGAGCTGGTCTCTGGAACTTTTGTGTGTTTGGATTGCCAGACAGTGATTAAAAATGTGGAGCAACAGTTTAAG TACACCATTCCCACTATCTGCCGCAACCCTGTCTGCGCGAACCGGCGCAGGTTCATGCTGGACGCAGACAAGTCGGTGTTTGTGGACTTCCAGAAGATCCGCATCCAGGAGACTCAAGCCGAGCTGCCGAGAGGCTGCATCCCAAGGTCCTTGGAGGTTATATTGCGAGCTGAGGCTGTTGAATCTGTTCAG GCAGGGGATCGCTACGACTTTACAGGCACCCTGATAGTGGTTCCTGATGTGGGCTCTCTGTCCATGCCTGGTGCCAAAGCTGAGCTGACAACACGGACAAGACAGAACAATGAAGGCCAGATGGAGGGCATAAAGGGGCTCAAGGCTTTGGGAGTCAGAGAGCTTCATTACAA AACGGCATTCCTGGCGTGCAGCGTGCAAGCCATTTCCCGGCGCTTCGGCACCGCGGAACTCTCCGCCGATGACATGACCACTGAAGACATGAGGAAGCAGATGACAGACAAGGAGTGGGATAAG GTATACGAGATGTCTCGGGATCGCAATCTGTACAACAACCTGATCGCCAGCCTGTTCCCCAGCATCCACGGTAACAACGAGGTCAAGCGCGGCATTCTGCTGATGCTGTTCGGAGGGGTGGCCAAGACCACTATTGAAG gcaCAACCCTCCGAGGCGACATAAACGTGTGCATAGTGGGCGACCCAAGCACAGCGAAGTCTCAAGTCCTGAAGCAAGTCAGTGAGATCACACCACGAGCCGTCTACACCAGCGGCAAAGCTTCGTCGGCAGCCGGTCTCACTGCAGCTGTTGTCAAA GACGAAGAATCGTTCGACTTCGTAATCGAGGCTGGCGCTCTGATGTTGGCGGACAATGGGGTGTGCTGCATAGACGAGTTCGACAAGATGGACTTGGCGGACCAAGTCGCCATCCATGAGGCTATGGAGCAGCAGACCATCTCGATCGCCAAG GCCGGCGTCCGCGCCACCCTGAACGCGCGCACGTCCATCCTCGCGGCCGCCAACCCCGTCGGCGGCCGCTACGACCGCGCCAAGTCCCTCCAACAGAACGTGCAACTCTCCGCACCCATCATGTCTCGCTTCGATCTGTTCTTCATACTCATCGACGAGACTAGCGAGATGGTCGACTACGCTATTGCGAGGAAAATTGTGGATTTACATTGTAATAAAGAAGAAAGTTACGATTGTGTGTACTCGAGGGAAGATCTGCTGAGATATATTGCGTTCGCGAGGAGCTTCAAGCCTATTATTACCGAG GACGCAGGCAAGCTCCTGGTGGAATACTACACTTGCCTGCGGCAGCGCGacggcggcgcgggcggcggcgcgtgGCGCATCACGGCGCGGCAGCTGGAGTCCATGATCCGCCTCGCCGAGGCGCTCGCCAAGATGCACTGCAGCGGACACGTGCAGCCCCGACACGTGCAGGAGGCGCACAG ATTGCTGAACAAATCCATCATCAGAGTGGAACAGCCCGACATCCACTTGGACGAAGACGAACCCCAATACGAACCCAGTATGGACGTCGATCAAGACGTACCCAACGGTACAAATGGTACAACAG AGACGCCAGTCAACGGAGACTCGGGCAAGAAGAAGTTAACTCTCTCCTTCGAGGAATACAAGACCCTCAGCGACATGCTGGTCGTGTTCATGAGGAAGGAAGAAGCGGAGGCGGAAACCAGAG GCGAAGAGAGCTCAGGGATGAAGAAGAGCGCCGTCGTGAGCTGGTACCTGGAGCAGCTGGTGTCACAGGGAGCCATAGAAGACGAGGACGAGCTTCTAGAACGAAAGACTCTGGTCGAGAAGGTCATCGACCGGCTCATGTACCAT GACCAAGTGATAATCCCGCTATCCACCACCGGCCTCAAGAGCACACAGAAGTCCGCGACAGAGCAAGAAGTCGAGGACGATCCGCTGCTGGTCGTGCATCCCAACTACGTCGTCGATACGTGA
- the LOC134801297 gene encoding uncharacterized protein LOC134801297 has product MAEAHIGFLYNAASTLLQTERNKTHSILRSHYLMRCMQVTKGYGLPDKHFSSKARCPHCCTEWRRDTMIKVKTLKLSKRQKKRLKSHKPTAQSPNATFLLKSNEMERICTFCKHSTVTTVLKSTKDGTSNNKDEKTPVVAPSNAAKQNNPKAKQVMEKKTETSIYYNAKEVFSLNNKNNALANIKPNKVIKNNKKKKDKFAGLCKQAVITTAKLKEAKDKDKDSLLSKFLKKSS; this is encoded by the exons atggcAGAGGCACATATTGGATTTTTATATAATGCCGCATCTACTCTTCTTCAGACAGAAAGAAATAAAACACATTCTATATTGAGAAGTCATTAttt AATGAGATGTATGCAAGTAACAAAGGGTTATGGTCTACCAGACAAGCACTTTTCGTCCAAAGCCAGGTGTCCTCACTGTTGCACTGAATGGCGAAGGGACACAATGATTAAG GTCAAAACCCTCAAACTCAGTAAAAGGCAGAAAAAAAGATTAAAATCtcataaaccaactgctcaaaGCCCCAAtgctacatttttattaaaaagtaatGAGATG GAAAGGATATGCACATTCTGCAAGCATAGTACAGTGACAACAGTTTTAAAATCTACCAAGGATGGAACTTCTAATAATAAAGATGAGAAAACCCCTGTAGTAGCACCAAGTAACGCAGCCAAACAAAATAATCCAAAAGCCAAACAAGTCATGGAGAAAAAAACTGAAACTAGTATTTATTATAATGCTAAAGAAGTATTCTCGCTaaacaacaaaaacaatgcactggCCAATATTAAACCAAAcaaagtgataaaaaataataaaaagaaaaaggaTAAGTTTGCTGGATTATGCAAGCAAGCTGTGATTACAACGGCAAAACTAAAGGAAGCTAAAGATAAAGACAAGGATTCATTATTGTCAAAATTCTTGAAGAAATCATCAtga